A single region of the Hippopotamus amphibius kiboko isolate mHipAmp2 chromosome 6, mHipAmp2.hap2, whole genome shotgun sequence genome encodes:
- the LOC130856053 gene encoding methyl-CpG-binding domain protein 2-like, translating into MRACESVSARQQTQPGWCAEPQGLPGEGEGAPSHSHTPPRARASGRGNSTAGVLARGAVPESAASPRRAQVPGPAARGGPRRSRRLRPAGRGDSGSAGSLSGLARPGRRGAPRARRAHGRLRGRPRPHRFPPDGVRLGAREPPARQLAFPARPSAAASRGALACLTSLPSGGKTSEISRTRGYPSGKAS; encoded by the exons ATGCGCGCGTGCGAGTCCGTGAGCGCGCGCCAGCAAACGCAGCCGGGATGGTGCGCGGAGCCGCAGGGACTCCCGGGCGAAGGTGAAGGGGCCccctctcactcacacacacccccccgGGCGAGGGCCAGCGGGCGCGGAAACTCCACGGCGGGTGTGCTGGCGCGCGGAGCGGTCCCGGAGTCGGCCGCCAGCCCGCGGCGCGCTCAGGTGCCGGGCCCGGCTGCCCGCGGCGGGCCGCGCCGCTCACGGCGTCTCCGTCCGGCGGGGCGCGGGGACTCGGGCTCCGCCGGCTCACTGTCCGGGCTGGCGCGGCCCGGGCGGCGCGGGGCTCCGCGGGCGCGGCGCGCGCACGGCCGGCTCCGGGGACGGCCGCGGCCTCATCGCTTCCCTCCGGACGGCGTCCGCCTCGGCGCCCGGGAACCCCCGGCTCGGCAGCTCGCCTTCCCAGCACGCCCCTCCGCTGCCGCGAGCCGTGGCGCCCTCGCCTGCCTCACATCCTTGCCGTCCGGGGGGAAGACCTCGG AAATCTCCAGGACCAGGGGTTACCCCTCAGGAAAAGCAAGTTGA
- the FAM43A gene encoding protein FAM43A has protein sequence MLPWKKHKFELLAEAPPRQASKPKGYAVSLHYSALSSLARACPEGALSRVGSMFRSKRKKLHITSEDPTYTVLYLGNATTIQARGDGCTDLAVGKIWSKSEAGRQGTKMKLTVSAQGIRMVHAEERALRRPGHLYLLHRVTYCVADARLPKVFAWVYRHELKHKAVMLRCHAVLVSKPEKAQAMALLLYQTSANALAEFKRLKRRDDARHQQQELVGAHTIPLVPLRKLLLHGPCCYKPPVERSRSAPKLGPITEDLLGEQQEQELQDEAAEEHAEGCPEEEEEEEDHAGEGGPAEPEAEAPRALVVAMHLECGDLLDTLESGRGEALGGGGVLPGLEAGPPSPLLGSASDDVRAELSQLIDDLGELSFGNDVRSLQADLRVTRLLSGDSTGSESSIEGGGPDASPAAAGDPCGPADRASPDEPHSG, from the coding sequence ATGCTGCCGTGGAAGAAGCACAAGTTCGAGCTGCTGGCCGAGGCGCCGCCACGGCAGGCGTCCAAACCCAAGGGCTACGCGGTCAGCCTGCACTACTCGGCGCTCAGCTCGCTGGCGCGGGCGTGCCCCGAAGGCGCGCTCAGCCGGGTGGGCAGCATGTTCCGCTCCAAGCGCAAGAAGCTGCACATCACCAGCGAGGACCCCACGTACACCGTGCTCTACCTGGGCAACGCCACCACCATCCAGGCGCGCGGCGACGGCTGCACCGACCTAGCGGTGGGCAAGATCTGGAGCAAGAGCGAGGCGGGCCGTCAGGGCACCAAGATGAAGCTGACGGTGAGTGCGCAGGGCATCCGCATGGTGCACGCCGAGGAGCGGGCGCTGCGCCGCCCGGGCCACCTCTACCTGCTGCACCGCGTTACCTACTGCGTGGCGGACGCGCGACTGCCCAAGGTCTTCGCCTGGGTGTACCGGCACGAGCTCAAGCACAAGGCGGTGATGCTGCGTTGCCACGCGGTGCTGGTGTCCAAGCCCGAGAAGGCGCAGGCCATGGCTCTGCTGCTCTACCAGACGTCGGCCAACGCTCTGGCGGAATTTAAGCGGCTCAAGCGGCGGGACGACGCGCGTCACCAGCAGCAGGAGCTGGTGGGCGCGCACACCATCCCGCTGGTGCCGCTGCGCAAGCTGCTCCTGCACGGCCCCTGCTGCTACAAGCCGCCGGTGGAGCGCAGCCGCAGCGCGCCCAAGCTGGGCCCCATCACCGAGGACCTGCTGGGGGAACAGCAGGAGCAGGAGCTGCAGGACGAGGCGGCGGAGGAGCACGCGGAGGGCTgcccggaggaggaggaggaggaggaggaccacGCCGGGGAGGGAGGCCCGGCGGAGCCGGAGGCCGAGGCGCCGCGGGCGCTGGTGGTGGCCATGCACTTGGAGTGCGGGGACCTGCTGGACACGCTGGAGAGCGGCCGCGGGGAGGCGCTGGGGGGCGGCGGGGTCCTGCCGGGCCTGGAGGCCGGGCCGCCGTCTCCGCTGCTGGGCAGCGCCTCCGACGACGTGAGGGCCGAGCTGTCGCAGCTGATCGACGACCTGGGAGAGCTCAGCTTCGGCAACGACGTGCGCAGCCTGCAGGCCGACTTGCGGGTGACGCGCCTGCTGTCGGGCGACAGCACGGGGAGCGAGAGCTCCATCGAAGGAGGGGGCCCGGACGCCAGCCCTGCCGCCGCCGGGGACCCGTGCGGCCCCGCCGACCGCGCCAGCCCAGACGAGCCTCACTCGGGCTGA